The Oncorhynchus masou masou isolate Uvic2021 chromosome 31, UVic_Omas_1.1, whole genome shotgun sequence genome includes a region encoding these proteins:
- the borcs8 gene encoding BLOC-1-related complex subunit 8 isoform X2 yields the protein MFIFDNALTRIKPLQIFNCRSITVYKMEDQEMQLKVKRVTDKFTENMYVLANEPSVALYRLQEHVRRSLPELVQHKTDMQSWEEQSQGAIYTVEYACSAVKSMTNSSLYFKSIDGLLRQAISMKEQISTSQGRSRRRTTDPRVLKEGGEKHSSGT from the exons ATGTTTATTTTTGATAACGCTTTAACACGAATTAAACCCTTGCAAATATTTAATTGTAGGTCGATTACTGTGTATAAGATGGAGGACCAGGAGATGCAACTGAAAGTTAAAAGAG TGACTGACAAATTCACGGAGAACATGTACGTGTTGGCTAATGAGCCATCAGTGGCTCTTTATCGACTGCAAGAACACGTTAGAAGGTCCCTCCCAGAGCTAGTACAACACAAA ACAGATATGCAGAGCTGGGAGGAGCAAAGCCAAGGAGCAATCTACACTGTGGAATATGCATGCAG TGCAGTGAAAAGCATGACAAACAGCAGCCTGTACTTCAAAAGCATCGATGGCCTCCTTCGTCAAGCCATCAGCATGAAGGAACAGATCAGCACCTCCCAGGGGCGCAG CAGGAGAAGAACCACAGACCCAAGAGTgctgaaggaaggaggagagaaacacagctctgggacatga
- the borcs8 gene encoding BLOC-1-related complex subunit 8 isoform X3, with protein MFIFDNALTRIKPLQIFNCRSITVYKMEDQEMQLKVKRVTDKFTENMYVLANEPSVALYRLQEHVRRSLPELVQHKTDMQSWEEQSQGAIYTVEYACSAVKSMTNSSLYFKSIDGLLRQAISMKEQISTSQGRRRRTTDPRVLKEGGEKHSSGT; from the exons ATGTTTATTTTTGATAACGCTTTAACACGAATTAAACCCTTGCAAATATTTAATTGTAGGTCGATTACTGTGTATAAGATGGAGGACCAGGAGATGCAACTGAAAGTTAAAAGAG TGACTGACAAATTCACGGAGAACATGTACGTGTTGGCTAATGAGCCATCAGTGGCTCTTTATCGACTGCAAGAACACGTTAGAAGGTCCCTCCCAGAGCTAGTACAACACAAA ACAGATATGCAGAGCTGGGAGGAGCAAAGCCAAGGAGCAATCTACACTGTGGAATATGCATGCAG TGCAGTGAAAAGCATGACAAACAGCAGCCTGTACTTCAAAAGCATCGATGGCCTCCTTCGTCAAGCCATCAGCATGAAGGAACAGATCAGCACCTCCCAGGGGCGCAG GAGAAGAACCACAGACCCAAGAGTgctgaaggaaggaggagagaaacacagctctgggacatga
- the borcs8 gene encoding BLOC-1-related complex subunit 8 isoform X4, producing MEDQEMQLKVKRVTDKFTENMYVLANEPSVALYRLQEHVRRSLPELVQHKTDMQSWEEQSQGAIYTVEYACSAVKSMTNSSLYFKSIDGLLRQAISMKEQISTSQGRSAHEATPSPITPATPPHPPSTSS from the exons ATGGAGGACCAGGAGATGCAACTGAAAGTTAAAAGAG TGACTGACAAATTCACGGAGAACATGTACGTGTTGGCTAATGAGCCATCAGTGGCTCTTTATCGACTGCAAGAACACGTTAGAAGGTCCCTCCCAGAGCTAGTACAACACAAA ACAGATATGCAGAGCTGGGAGGAGCAAAGCCAAGGAGCAATCTACACTGTGGAATATGCATGCAG TGCAGTGAAAAGCATGACAAACAGCAGCCTGTACTTCAAAAGCATCGATGGCCTCCTTCGTCAAGCCATCAGCATGAAGGAACAGATCAGCACCTCCCAGGGGCGCAG CGCACATGAAGCGACCCCCTCTCCCATTACCCCTGCCACTCCACCACATCCCCCATCCACTTCCTCCTGA
- the borcs8 gene encoding BLOC-1-related complex subunit 8 isoform X1, which yields MFIFDNALTRIKPLQIFNCRSITVYKMEDQEMQLKVKRVTDKFTENMYVLANEPSVALYRLQEHVRRSLPELVQHKTDMQSWEEQSQGAIYTVEYACSAVKSMTNSSLYFKSIDGLLRQAISMKEQISTSQGRSAHEATPSPITPATPPHPPSTSS from the exons ATGTTTATTTTTGATAACGCTTTAACACGAATTAAACCCTTGCAAATATTTAATTGTAGGTCGATTACTGTGTATAAGATGGAGGACCAGGAGATGCAACTGAAAGTTAAAAGAG TGACTGACAAATTCACGGAGAACATGTACGTGTTGGCTAATGAGCCATCAGTGGCTCTTTATCGACTGCAAGAACACGTTAGAAGGTCCCTCCCAGAGCTAGTACAACACAAA ACAGATATGCAGAGCTGGGAGGAGCAAAGCCAAGGAGCAATCTACACTGTGGAATATGCATGCAG TGCAGTGAAAAGCATGACAAACAGCAGCCTGTACTTCAAAAGCATCGATGGCCTCCTTCGTCAAGCCATCAGCATGAAGGAACAGATCAGCACCTCCCAGGGGCGCAG CGCACATGAAGCGACCCCCTCTCCCATTACCCCTGCCACTCCACCACATCCCCCATCCACTTCCTCCTGA
- the rfxank gene encoding DNA-binding protein RFXANK, translated as MDGTDGVEIPDLAASLHIFSDDLALESTTCLSGEARGERLNGVMVTTENMGVDEEESLLKYSTTLTNRQRGNEVTVRPATLDILSIHQLAAQGEVLQVATHLSKDSSLLNRQDERGLTPLMWAAAFGEKAMVDFLLENGADPSTIAWERESALTLASSGGYAVIVKRLLEHGVDINAYDWNGGTPLLYAVRGNHVRCAEALLDKGADMNIEADSGYSPMALAVALGHKQVQKVLEDHILKLLKKKA; from the exons ATGGATGGCACAGATGGTGTTGAGATACCAGATCTTGCAGCCAGTTTACACATATTCTCAGATGACCTAGCATTGGAATCCACTACATGTCTATCAGGGGAGGCCAGAGGAGAGCGGTTAAATG GTGTGATGGTGACTACAGAGAACATGGGtgtggatgaggaggagagcCTGTTGAAATACTCCACCACCCTCACGAATAGGCAGCGTGGGAACGAGGTCACAGTCAGACCAGCTACTTTAGACA TTTTGTCCATCCACCAGCTAGCTGCCCAGGGGGAGGTCTTACAGGTGGCCACACACCTGAGCAAAG ACAGTTCATTATTAAACCGCCAGGATGAACGGGGCTTAACTCCTCTCATGTGGGCAGCAGCGTTTGGAGAGAAAGCCATGGTGGATTTCCTCCTGGAAAAC GGGGCAGATCCTAGTACGATAGCATGGGAACGGGAGAGTGCCTTGACCCTGGCGAGCTCAGGAGGCTATGCAGTCATAGTGAAACGTCTTCTTGAACATGGAGTAGATATCAATGCTTATGACTGG AATGGTGGTACTCCTCTCCTTTACGCTGTTAGAGGGAACCATGTAAGGTGTGCTGAGGCCCTCTTAG ATAAAGGGGCAGACATGAACATTGAGGCAGATTCTGGGTATAGTCCAATGGCCTTAGCTGTTGCCCTCGGACATAAACAAG TCCAAAAGGTGTTAGAGGACCATATTCTGAAACTCCTGAAGAAAAAAGCATGA
- the LOC135524563 gene encoding transmembrane protein 221-like, with product MTVYSQRSLMVLALLGILSGIMSLLSVNLIFHLQTQQIAVKESPPTISIVPTNVWAVLMPVSTVLSALSLTLNLSSVVVCLLHSYFTTEICRGEDDTEKADWFLLDSRAVRHVAIGLFCLGVSVYLAAMSIYMLLVFEVETGIASACVLASGILILLMIVIHSLVKAARTAQHYRGGEHTDTLYQNQHGGSTPAARQGKLQDGEKPRRHRNNSQLHRHLSYPPPCTDPKQHQYSPSHSPQSHSSDKEGYSSGGSVSRMHRTLSTESGLLQSPSKPWNGINNEMRSVLARKSGAPSKDSTLV from the exons ATGACGGTTTACAGCCAGCGGTCTTTGATGGTCCTTGCTTTATTAGGGATCCTATCAGGGATTATGTCTCTGCTATCGGTCAATCTGATTTTCCACTTACAAACACAACAGATTGCTGTGAAGGAATCTCCCCCCACCATCTCCATCGTGCCAACTAATGTTTGGGCAGTGCTGATGCCAGTGTCTACAGTGCTTTCTGCTCTGTCTCTCACGCTCAATTTGAGCTCTGTCGTGGTCTGCCTTCTGCACAGCTACTTTACAACCGAGATATGCAGAGGAGAAGATGATACTGAAAA AGCAGACTGGTTCCTATTGGATAGCCGAGCTGTCCGACATGTGGCCATCGGACTATTTTGCCTTGGGGTTTCAGTATACTTAGCAG ctATGTCCATCTACATGCTGCTGGTGTTTGAGGTAGAGACAGGCATAGCAAGCGCATGCGTACTGGCCTCGGGCATCCTGATTCTGCTGATGATCGTGATTCACTCCCTGGTCAAAGCCGCCCGTACCGCCCAACACTACCGCGGTGGGGAACACACTGACACCTTGTACCAGAACCAGCACGGTGGGAGCACCCCTGCCGCCCGGCAAGGCAAGCTCCAAGACGGGGAAAAACCCAGGAGGCACCGCAACAACTCCCAACTCCACCGGCATTTGTCCTACCCCCCTCCCTGCACCGACCCTAAGCAGCATCAGTACTCCCCATCCCACAGCCCTCAGAGCCACAGCAGTGACAAGGAGGGCTACAGTAGTGGTGGAAGTGTTTCTAGAATGCACAGGACCCTGTCAACAGAGTCAGGGCTGCTGCAGTCTCCATCTAAGCCCTGGAATGGCATTAACAATGAGATGCGGAGCGTGCTGGCCCGCAAGTCAGGAGCCCCCAGTAAAGACTCTACTCTGGTGTGA